One Phycisphaera mikurensis NBRC 102666 DNA window includes the following coding sequences:
- a CDS encoding ATP-grasp domain-containing protein, whose protein sequence is MPDPLVIIGDAACDARDSAKRAGFEPVELLGEEALRRLRETPADAPVLFTGAMENRPDVMKAIAGERRLLGSPPAAVAAVRDPAALTDLPPFPGLRFPKTKPRIGVLERVVRRIVPGKIGSLYLVKPLGSFGGEGIRPWSRKSRVPPGSYLQQAVEGTPMCAVYQSREGWSAVLAGVTEQLIGEPKLGAGWYGWCGSIGPVALSTRERDALSHLGVVLAQRHDLRGVFGVDLIRDRAGDWWPVEVNPRYVPSVDVLERAASGQSLLGGRPAVPNGGVQHGLAVEHDADHPAGRGARFVASGADRAACFGSLLAAATRSRGA, encoded by the coding sequence ATGCCCGACCCCCTGGTCATCATCGGCGACGCCGCGTGCGACGCCCGCGACTCCGCGAAGCGGGCGGGTTTCGAGCCGGTGGAGCTGCTGGGCGAGGAAGCGCTGCGTCGGCTCCGCGAGACGCCCGCCGACGCGCCGGTGCTCTTCACCGGCGCGATGGAGAACCGGCCCGACGTCATGAAAGCGATCGCGGGCGAGCGTCGGCTGCTCGGCAGCCCGCCGGCCGCGGTGGCCGCCGTGCGGGACCCCGCGGCGCTCACCGACCTGCCGCCGTTCCCCGGGCTGCGCTTCCCGAAGACGAAGCCGCGGATCGGCGTTCTCGAGCGGGTCGTCCGCCGGATCGTCCCCGGCAAAATCGGCTCGCTCTACCTCGTCAAGCCGCTGGGTTCCTTCGGCGGGGAGGGCATCCGGCCGTGGAGCCGCAAGTCCCGCGTGCCGCCGGGCAGCTACCTCCAGCAGGCGGTCGAGGGCACGCCGATGTGCGCCGTGTACCAGAGCCGAGAGGGCTGGTCGGCCGTCCTCGCGGGCGTCACCGAGCAGCTCATCGGCGAGCCGAAGCTCGGTGCCGGTTGGTACGGGTGGTGCGGGAGCATCGGGCCGGTCGCGCTGTCGACGCGCGAGCGCGACGCGCTCTCGCACCTGGGCGTCGTGCTCGCCCAGCGGCACGACCTCCGCGGCGTCTTCGGCGTCGACCTCATCCGCGACCGCGCCGGCGATTGGTGGCCGGTGGAGGTGAACCCTCGATACGTTCCCTCGGTCGACGTGCTCGAACGCGCGGCGTCGGGCCAGAGCCTGCTGGGGGGCCGCCCCGCCGTGCCCAACGGCGGCGTGCAGCACGGTCTCGCGGTCGAGCACGACGCGGATCACCCCGCCGGCCGCGGTGCACGCTTCGTCGCGAGCGGCGCCGACCGTGCCGCCTGCTTCGGTTCGCTGCTGGCCGCCGCTACACGCTCACGCGGGGCTTGA
- a CDS encoding ComEA family DNA-binding protein — MPKPLPERDDDADPAAMPIPQTDHHAGAGAGAAPRRTAESTSTRGPLPREPLAGAAPRHGSAAGTGDSESGLVGGLTTLQVVAAVSLGAVLAAGVAAAVVAVLGDDEEDDEPAAAPRPAGKKSAAAGRPKKRPAKRSTGPRAAADPAASGGGAAGRVDLNEADERELAALPGLGPATATAILARRPFASVDELQEVSGIGPALFKKLKPRVSV; from the coding sequence ATGCCCAAGCCCCTCCCCGAGCGAGACGACGACGCGGACCCGGCCGCCATGCCCATCCCGCAGACCGACCACCACGCCGGCGCTGGGGCGGGCGCGGCCCCACGCCGCACCGCCGAAAGCACCTCCACCCGCGGCCCGCTCCCGCGGGAGCCGCTCGCCGGTGCCGCTCCCCGGCACGGGTCGGCCGCAGGCACCGGCGACTCTGAGAGCGGGCTGGTCGGCGGGTTGACGACGCTGCAGGTGGTGGCGGCGGTTTCGCTTGGAGCCGTGCTCGCGGCGGGCGTCGCCGCGGCCGTCGTGGCGGTGCTCGGCGACGACGAGGAGGACGACGAACCGGCCGCCGCGCCGCGTCCCGCGGGGAAGAAATCGGCGGCCGCGGGGCGGCCCAAGAAGCGGCCGGCGAAGCGGTCCACCGGCCCGCGGGCCGCCGCCGACCCAGCCGCGTCGGGTGGAGGCGCCGCCGGACGCGTGGACCTCAACGAGGCGGACGAGCGCGAGCTTGCGGCGCTGCCGGGCCTGGGTCCGGCGACGGCGACGGCGATCCTGGCGCGGCGGCCGTTCGCCTCCGTGGACGAGCTTCAAGAGGTGTCGGGCATCGGCCCGGCGCTGTTCAAGAAGCTCAAGCCCCGCGTGAGCGTGTAG
- a CDS encoding SDR family NAD(P)-dependent oxidoreductase, with the protein MDLKLNGKHALVTGSTKGIGFAIAERLLREGATVTVNGRSEGSVAEAVEKLRGEVAGADVHGVAADLSAERGALDLAAAAEHVAMVDVLVNNAGAYAPKSFEKITDEDWAGIFDLNVMSGVRMTRALLPRMKHAGWGRVVFISSESGVCTPEEMIHYGVTKSAQLALSRGLAKELGGSGITVNSVLPGPTWTEGVAAFVEQVAAEKGLSVDEMKTRFFEEQRPGSLIARFATPEEVADLVAFAVSPLASATTGATLRCEGGIIDSIV; encoded by the coding sequence ATGGACCTGAAACTCAACGGCAAGCACGCGCTGGTGACCGGATCGACCAAGGGCATCGGCTTCGCGATCGCGGAGCGGCTGCTGAGGGAAGGCGCGACCGTCACGGTCAACGGGCGGAGCGAGGGCTCGGTTGCGGAGGCGGTCGAGAAGCTGCGCGGGGAGGTCGCCGGCGCCGACGTGCACGGCGTCGCGGCCGACCTCTCGGCGGAGCGCGGGGCGCTGGACCTCGCGGCGGCGGCCGAGCACGTCGCGATGGTGGACGTGCTGGTGAACAACGCGGGCGCGTACGCGCCGAAGTCGTTCGAGAAGATCACGGACGAAGATTGGGCGGGGATCTTCGATCTGAACGTGATGTCGGGGGTTCGGATGACGCGGGCGCTGCTGCCGCGGATGAAGCACGCCGGCTGGGGCCGCGTGGTCTTCATCTCCAGCGAGTCGGGCGTGTGCACGCCCGAGGAGATGATCCACTACGGGGTGACCAAGAGCGCCCAGCTGGCGCTGTCACGCGGGCTCGCGAAGGAGCTTGGGGGCAGCGGGATCACGGTGAACAGCGTGCTGCCGGGGCCGACCTGGACCGAGGGCGTCGCGGCCTTCGTGGAGCAGGTCGCGGCGGAGAAGGGCTTGAGCGTGGACGAGATGAAGACGCGGTTCTTCGAGGAGCAGCGGCCGGGCTCGCTGATCGCCCGCTTCGCGACACCGGAGGAGGTCGCGGACCTGGTCGCCTTCGCCGTGTCGCCGCTCGCTTCGGCCACCACCGGCGCGACGCTCCGCTGCGAGGGCGGGATCATCGACTCGATCGTTTGA
- a CDS encoding zinc-dependent alcohol dehydrogenase family protein: MKAYRIVSDAGVPEAISRVDVEEPGELLPHEVRVEVHACSLNFRDLIVTRGGYPRNDTSPVVPLSDASGEVVEVGSAVRRWSEGDRVMPNFLAKHPAGGLTEAGARSSLGGGLEGVLAERIVASEEALVRVPAHLSHEQAATLPCAGVTAWNALTSAGLKPGDTVLLLGTGGVSVFGLQLAHAAGATTIVTSSSDEKLGLARGLGADHVINYGNTPDWHEEVLRITGGRGVDNVLEVGGAGTLERSLKSVRVGGTISLIGLLTNPDEQPSVLPALLNAQTIRGIYVGSVAQFEGLAQAVEANRIKPKIDRTFAFEEAVEAYSYFQQQKHVGKVVIRVR, encoded by the coding sequence ATGAAGGCTTACCGCATTGTGTCAGACGCCGGCGTTCCCGAGGCCATCTCCCGGGTGGACGTGGAGGAGCCGGGGGAGCTGCTGCCGCACGAGGTGCGGGTGGAGGTACACGCTTGCTCACTGAACTTCCGGGACCTGATCGTGACGCGGGGCGGGTACCCGCGGAACGACACCTCGCCGGTGGTGCCGCTGTCGGACGCCTCGGGGGAGGTCGTCGAGGTGGGCTCCGCCGTCCGGAGGTGGAGCGAGGGGGACCGCGTCATGCCCAACTTCCTGGCGAAGCATCCCGCGGGCGGGCTGACCGAGGCGGGGGCGCGGTCGTCGCTGGGGGGCGGGCTGGAGGGGGTGCTGGCGGAGCGAATCGTGGCGAGCGAGGAGGCGCTGGTGCGGGTGCCGGCGCACCTCAGCCACGAGCAGGCTGCGACGCTGCCGTGCGCGGGGGTGACGGCGTGGAACGCGCTCACCTCGGCGGGGCTGAAGCCCGGCGACACGGTGCTGCTGCTGGGGACGGGCGGGGTGAGCGTGTTCGGGCTGCAGCTCGCGCACGCCGCGGGGGCGACGACGATCGTCACCAGCTCCAGCGACGAGAAGCTGGGCCTGGCCCGCGGGCTCGGGGCGGACCACGTCATCAACTACGGCAATACGCCGGACTGGCACGAGGAGGTGCTGCGGATCACCGGCGGCCGCGGCGTCGACAACGTGCTGGAGGTGGGCGGAGCGGGCACGCTGGAGCGGTCGCTGAAGAGCGTGCGCGTGGGCGGGACGATCTCTCTGATCGGGCTGCTCACGAATCCCGACGAGCAGCCCTCGGTGCTGCCGGCGCTGCTGAATGCGCAGACGATCCGCGGCATCTACGTCGGCTCGGTGGCGCAGTTCGAGGGGCTGGCACAGGCGGTGGAGGCGAATCGGATCAAGCCGAAGATCGACCGGACGTTCGCCTTCGAGGAGGCGGTCGAGGCCTACAGCTACTTCCAGCAGCAGAAGCACGTGGGCAAGGTCGTGATCCGGGTGAGGTGA
- a CDS encoding ArsR/SmtB family transcription factor, with protein sequence MPPQPSEPDAADLDLPRVLRALADPVRLDIVRYAHAHPGAPCSTILADVPKSTASHHWRVLREAGLLHQEPAGRQKLNHLRKAEVDTAYPGLLDAVLAGRE encoded by the coding sequence ATGCCGCCGCAACCGTCCGAGCCCGACGCCGCCGACCTCGACCTGCCCCGGGTCCTCCGCGCGCTCGCCGATCCGGTCCGACTCGACATCGTCCGCTACGCGCACGCCCACCCCGGCGCGCCCTGCTCCACCATCCTCGCCGACGTTCCCAAGAGCACCGCCAGCCACCACTGGAGGGTCCTCCGCGAGGCCGGCCTGCTCCACCAGGAACCCGCCGGCCGCCAGAAGCTCAACCACCTGCGGAAGGCCGAAGTCGATACCGCGTACCCCGGCCTCCTCGACGCCGTGCTCGCCGGGCGTGAGTAG